The proteins below are encoded in one region of Spirochaetaceae bacterium:
- the lon gene encoding endopeptidase La: MPNITPVDAVLPARLPIIALHLKPIFPSIFVPILLNTEEDLKAIQLAHENGGYLGFVLVKDNEAPVTYDNLYSIGTVAKVVKEVKLPDSAGAVNVFINAIKRFSLKKCLNKDLPLQIAAEYLDDLYEPDNLEIKAMTRSLISELKSISDSNPFFNEEMRLNMINVDQPGKIADFVSSMLNTEREKQQDILETLDIKTRLTKTLMLIKKEQEVQKIQKKVSRQLNERVAKSQREYFLREELKSIKIELGEDDAKGSDYKKFAAAIEKLKLSGEIKEQVLNELEKLATIDPQSSEYGVVRNYLETVVALPWQAEDYKEIDLAKAQKILDRDHYGLIDVKERIMEFLAVRKLKKDAKGSIICLVGPPGVGKTSIGKSIAEALGKPFFRFSVGGMRDEAEIKGHRRTYVGAMPGKILQGLKIAKSKAAVFMLDEVDKMGTSYHGDPASALLEVLDPEQNHSFRDNYLDLPFDLSDTLFILTANTLDTIPIPLLDRMEVIRLAGYTEDEKVEIAKRYIVPKSLKKNGLDKANIKYDRPALKEIAGGYARESGMRNYEKLINRINRKVAAQLALATAEKPFEPVKIEVANLEKYLKQAPFNNDESRKITRPGTVIGLAWTNFGGDTLMIESVAIPGKAGLELTGQMGEVMKESAHLAYSYARLAAPKLDARKDFFDKHTIHLHIPAGATPKDGPSAGITMASALISLASGRKVAKGFAMTGELSLVGNVLPIGGLKEKTLAARRIKIKDIIIPKANERDLSEIDDTIKEGITFHPVSHYDEVAKLLFS; the protein is encoded by the coding sequence ATGCCCAATATTACCCCAGTAGATGCCGTATTGCCGGCGCGTTTGCCTATTATTGCTTTGCACCTTAAACCGATATTCCCCTCTATCTTTGTGCCCATTTTGCTTAACACCGAAGAAGATTTAAAAGCCATTCAGCTGGCCCACGAAAACGGCGGTTATTTGGGTTTTGTGCTGGTTAAAGATAACGAAGCCCCCGTTACCTACGATAATTTATATTCTATCGGTACCGTAGCCAAAGTGGTTAAAGAGGTTAAATTGCCCGACAGCGCAGGCGCCGTTAATGTGTTTATTAACGCTATTAAAAGATTTAGCTTAAAAAAATGCTTAAACAAAGATTTACCTTTGCAGATAGCCGCCGAATACCTTGATGACCTGTACGAGCCGGATAACCTAGAAATTAAAGCCATGACGCGTTCGTTGATTAGCGAGCTTAAAAGTATCTCGGATAGTAATCCCTTTTTTAACGAAGAAATGCGGCTTAACATGATTAACGTTGACCAACCCGGCAAGATAGCCGATTTTGTGAGCAGTATGTTAAATACCGAGCGCGAAAAACAGCAAGATATTTTAGAAACGCTAGATATTAAAACCCGTCTTACCAAAACCTTAATGCTGATTAAAAAAGAGCAAGAGGTACAAAAAATTCAAAAAAAGGTGAGCCGCCAGCTTAACGAACGGGTGGCTAAAAGCCAGCGCGAATATTTTTTGCGTGAAGAACTTAAATCTATCAAAATAGAGCTGGGTGAAGACGATGCCAAAGGCAGCGACTACAAAAAATTTGCCGCCGCCATCGAAAAATTAAAATTAAGCGGCGAAATTAAAGAACAAGTTTTAAATGAACTGGAAAAACTTGCTACCATCGACCCGCAATCCAGCGAGTACGGGGTGGTGCGTAACTACCTCGAAACGGTGGTGGCCCTGCCTTGGCAGGCCGAAGATTACAAAGAGATAGATTTAGCCAAAGCCCAAAAAATCCTCGACCGCGACCACTACGGCCTCATCGATGTCAAAGAACGTATTATGGAGTTTTTAGCGGTACGCAAACTTAAAAAAGATGCCAAAGGCAGCATCATCTGTTTAGTCGGCCCGCCCGGTGTGGGTAAAACCAGCATTGGTAAAAGTATCGCCGAAGCTTTAGGCAAACCGTTCTTTAGGTTTAGTGTAGGCGGTATGCGCGATGAGGCCGAAATTAAAGGCCACCGCCGCACTTATGTGGGGGCAATGCCCGGTAAAATATTACAAGGATTAAAAATAGCTAAAAGCAAAGCCGCTGTTTTTATGCTGGACGAAGTAGATAAAATGGGCACCAGTTATCATGGCGACCCGGCCAGCGCTTTATTAGAAGTGCTGGACCCCGAGCAAAACCACAGCTTTAGGGATAACTACCTCGATTTACCGTTCGATTTATCGGATACGCTGTTTATTTTAACGGCCAATACGTTGGACACCATTCCTATCCCGCTGCTAGACCGTATGGAGGTTATCCGCCTTGCCGGCTACACCGAAGACGAAAAGGTAGAAATTGCTAAACGTTACATCGTGCCTAAAAGTTTAAAAAAGAACGGCCTTGATAAAGCTAACATTAAATACGACCGCCCCGCTTTAAAAGAAATCGCCGGCGGTTACGCCCGCGAAAGCGGTATGCGTAACTACGAAAAGTTAATTAACCGCATTAACCGTAAGGTAGCGGCCCAGCTGGCTTTAGCCACCGCCGAAAAACCTTTTGAGCCGGTGAAAATTGAAGTGGCTAACCTCGAAAAATATTTAAAGCAAGCCCCCTTTAACAACGATGAAAGCCGCAAAATAACCCGGCCCGGTACGGTGATTGGCCTAGCGTGGACGAACTTTGGCGGCGACACCTTAATGATAGAAAGTGTGGCTATTCCCGGCAAAGCCGGCCTCGAGCTTACCGGCCAAATGGGCGAAGTAATGAAAGAAAGCGCCCATTTAGCTTACAGTTATGCCCGCCTTGCCGCTCCTAAATTAGACGCACGTAAAGATTTTTTTGATAAGCACACTATCCATTTGCACATTCCCGCCGGAGCCACCCCTAAAGACGGCCCCAGCGCCGGCATCACTATGGCCAGCGCCCTCATTAGCTTGGCTAGCGGCCGTAAAGTAGCCAAAGGGTTTGCCATGACCGGCGAGCTTAGCCTTGTGGGCAACGTGCTGCCCATCGGTGGCCTAAAAGAAAAAACACTGGCGGCCCGCCGGATTAAAATTAAAGATATAATTATCCCCAAAGCTAACGAGCGCGACTTAAGTGAGATTGACGATACCATTAAGGAAGGTATTACCTTTCACCCCGTTAGCCACTACGATGAGGTAGCTAAGCTGCTGTTTAGTTAG
- a CDS encoding EAL domain-containing protein, with protein MKTQSVITKFGDNLVTLLNKLSSNSYVIAIRQGFLFALPALIIFSYAFLALELLSLRSTVAINNGIWVNFLIYIYNGTAYTIALLILMGIAYNIARHHEHNADIDITSSKPLLTTLITICCYFAYIPPFNNYGVVLHASGLNNVLPAIIIGIVAPKMFYAFTKFKRLRINAYFDISYPMATKVLNTLAASLLVISFFAFLHTVSVTFNFRLIDSIFHMVAEGVPPAESGNLIRYLYYTVFRNVLLFFGVADYGHLHSSIELFSSFNFGQSFLMFQHFVFLGGSGATLGLLVSMLIVNKNNKLRWFAQVSLMPSLFGIGQILLYGLPLIFNPVFIIPFILTPIILLLTSFLAIHVGFIDLSDGGLAVQLLPIFFSGYTAAGSWRGVALQFINLIISIAIYLPFTLAYKNLNKRDTVKDKHDLINASINKFVTESSYITARNDSVGGMAQLLSADLRKAIARNELYLQYQPQVDVAQLENQRVVGVEALLRWTHPVHGVIPPPTITTLAAEGNFLSELSSWVAEEAAKTLRNWRNKGLTGIWMSINLSAIEMDDITTAKKIIAILKKYDIPHELFRVEITEEMALTINENVKNTVGELANAKIPIAIDDFGMGHSSAIYLKHFPISTLKIDRVISEDIVTNQRSSIILDGLVDICKRLNITMVVEYTEDYEQIAALIEKGCHIFQGYFFSRPLMENDAYDFIIRNIEKGKLLVI; from the coding sequence ATGAAAACTCAATCAGTTATAACTAAATTCGGCGATAATTTGGTAACTTTATTAAATAAATTAAGCAGCAATAGTTATGTAATAGCTATTCGGCAGGGTTTTCTTTTTGCTTTGCCGGCTTTAATTATTTTTAGTTATGCTTTTTTAGCGCTAGAGCTGTTGTCTTTACGCTCTACCGTTGCTATAAACAACGGTATATGGGTTAATTTTTTAATTTATATTTACAACGGTACGGCGTACACGATTGCGCTGCTTATTTTAATGGGTATAGCTTATAATATTGCCCGCCACCACGAACACAACGCCGATATTGATATAACCAGCAGTAAACCGCTTTTAACTACGTTAATTACTATTTGCTGTTACTTTGCTTACATTCCTCCTTTTAATAATTATGGGGTGGTGCTGCATGCAAGCGGCTTAAATAATGTTTTACCGGCCATTATTATTGGTATAGTTGCCCCTAAAATGTTTTACGCTTTTACTAAATTTAAACGGCTGCGGATAAATGCTTACTTTGATATTAGCTACCCCATGGCCACCAAAGTGTTAAATACCTTAGCGGCTAGTTTGCTTGTGATTAGCTTTTTTGCTTTTTTACATACCGTTTCTGTAACTTTTAATTTTAGATTAATCGATTCTATCTTTCATATGGTTGCTGAAGGGGTGCCTCCGGCCGAAAGCGGCAACTTAATCCGCTATCTTTATTATACTGTGTTTCGTAACGTCTTACTATTTTTTGGTGTAGCCGATTATGGGCATTTGCATTCTTCTATCGAGCTTTTTTCCTCTTTTAATTTTGGCCAAAGTTTTTTAATGTTTCAACACTTTGTCTTTTTAGGCGGCAGCGGGGCTACATTGGGTTTACTGGTTAGCATGCTTATTGTTAATAAAAACAATAAATTACGCTGGTTTGCGCAAGTTAGCCTTATGCCTTCGTTATTTGGTATCGGCCAAATTTTACTATACGGCCTGCCGCTAATTTTTAACCCCGTTTTTATCATACCTTTTATTTTAACGCCTATAATTTTATTGCTAACCAGCTTTTTAGCTATACACGTTGGGTTTATTGATTTGAGCGATGGCGGCCTTGCCGTACAGTTATTGCCCATCTTTTTCTCGGGTTATACCGCCGCCGGCAGCTGGCGCGGCGTGGCTTTACAATTTATCAATTTAATTATAAGTATAGCCATTTATTTGCCTTTTACTTTAGCTTATAAAAATCTTAACAAACGCGATACCGTTAAAGATAAACACGATTTAATTAATGCTTCTATCAATAAATTTGTAACCGAAAGCAGCTATATTACCGCCCGTAACGACAGCGTAGGCGGCATGGCCCAACTGTTAAGCGCCGATTTACGTAAAGCCATAGCCCGTAACGAGCTTTATTTGCAATACCAGCCGCAGGTAGATGTGGCCCAGCTGGAAAACCAGCGTGTGGTAGGGGTAGAGGCTTTGCTGCGCTGGACGCACCCGGTGCACGGCGTTATCCCGCCGCCTACCATCACTACCCTAGCCGCCGAAGGCAACTTTTTAAGCGAGCTTAGCAGCTGGGTTGCCGAAGAAGCCGCTAAAACTTTACGCAACTGGCGTAACAAAGGATTAACCGGCATTTGGATGTCAATCAATCTTAGCGCCATCGAGATGGACGATATAACTACCGCTAAAAAAATTATCGCCATTTTAAAAAAATACGATATACCGCACGAGCTTTTTAGGGTAGAAATTACCGAAGAAATGGCCTTAACCATTAACGAAAATGTTAAAAATACGGTGGGCGAGCTAGCTAATGCCAAAATCCCTATTGCTATAGACGATTTTGGTATGGGCCACAGCAGCGCTATTTACCTTAAGCACTTCCCCATCAGCACCTTAAAGATAGACCGCGTTATCTCGGAAGATATAGTAACCAACCAGCGCAGCAGTATTATTTTAGATGGCCTTGTAGATATTTGCAAGCGTTTAAATATTACAATGGTGGTAGAATACACCGAAGATTACGAACAAATCGCTGCCCTGATTGAAAAAGGCTGCCATATCTTTCAGGGATACTTTTTTTCGCGGCCGCTTATGGAAAATGATGCCTACGATTTTATTATACGCAATATCGAAAAAGGAAAACTTTTAGTTATTTAG